One Phycisphaeraceae bacterium genomic window carries:
- a CDS encoding sugar transferase, giving the protein MSSVGVSKGGLSSRAIASEGIGTLWGADLLALHDRWWAMRGVQVVRCAGRSPDPSPKGPRVFLLLNAHDLVRFDAGPALKRMTWLGTKAVRVRLVDRDERSYSERVRTDREGQFLGVSRVYHSATRATTRAALTGDIALARVWRSAPDRYLGWAAVSERLGPEGAAPAVAPSLILDARSEEQRTVYARVLLRDWATPGYAFEGVYEFKRGVWIHESVEVPPDARLVGPLWIGAGTRIAPGQTLVGPGMVRDDASASPALGEVDWAEAISRGTLARTPRGFTWKRRSVKRLFDIVFSVCVLAATAPLYPLIMLAIFIEDGWPPFFAHRRQTLRGREFPCMKFRTMRKNAESLKLELSKMNQADGPQFFIQNDPRVLRVGKVLRKFQLDELPQFINVLLGHMSVVGPRPSPDGENQFCPAWREARLSVRPGVTGLWQVRRTRLPETDFQEWIRYDLEYVQKQSFRFDLWIIWTTIRQILKV; this is encoded by the coding sequence ATGTCCAGCGTGGGTGTCAGCAAGGGAGGGCTCTCGTCTCGCGCGATCGCGAGCGAAGGGATCGGCACGCTCTGGGGCGCCGATCTGCTCGCGCTGCACGATCGCTGGTGGGCGATGCGCGGCGTGCAGGTGGTGCGCTGCGCGGGTCGGTCGCCCGATCCCTCGCCGAAAGGACCCCGGGTCTTTCTGCTGCTCAACGCCCACGATCTGGTGCGATTCGACGCGGGCCCTGCGCTCAAGCGGATGACCTGGCTCGGGACGAAGGCGGTGCGCGTGCGCCTGGTCGATCGTGACGAGCGCTCGTACTCCGAGCGTGTGCGCACGGATCGCGAGGGGCAGTTCCTGGGTGTGTCACGCGTGTATCACTCCGCGACGCGCGCCACCACCCGCGCGGCGCTCACCGGCGACATCGCGCTGGCGCGCGTGTGGAGATCGGCCCCGGACCGCTATCTCGGATGGGCGGCGGTCAGCGAGCGGCTCGGGCCGGAGGGCGCGGCGCCGGCGGTGGCTCCCTCGCTGATCCTAGACGCGAGGAGCGAGGAGCAGCGCACGGTGTACGCCCGGGTGCTGCTGCGCGACTGGGCGACGCCCGGGTACGCGTTCGAGGGCGTCTACGAGTTCAAGCGCGGCGTGTGGATCCACGAGAGCGTCGAGGTTCCTCCGGATGCGCGCCTGGTCGGGCCGCTGTGGATCGGGGCCGGGACGCGGATCGCGCCGGGGCAGACGCTCGTCGGGCCGGGGATGGTGAGGGACGACGCGTCTGCTTCGCCTGCGCTGGGTGAAGTCGACTGGGCGGAGGCGATCTCGCGCGGGACGCTGGCCCGCACTCCCCGGGGTTTCACCTGGAAACGACGGAGCGTGAAGCGTCTGTTCGATATAGTTTTCAGTGTTTGTGTGCTGGCGGCGACTGCTCCGCTGTATCCGTTGATTATGCTGGCGATCTTCATCGAGGACGGGTGGCCTCCGTTCTTTGCGCACCGGAGGCAGACCCTGCGCGGGCGGGAGTTCCCGTGCATGAAGTTCCGGACCATGCGCAAGAACGCGGAGTCGCTCAAGCTCGAGCTTTCGAAGATGAATCAGGCGGACGGTCCCCAGTTCTTCATCCAGAACGACCCGCGCGTGCTGCGGGTGGGGAAGGTGCTGCGCAAGTTCCAGCTCGACGAGCTGCCGCAGTTCATCAACGTGCTGCTCGGGCACATGAGCGTGGTGGGGCCTCGCCCGAGCCCGGACGGGGAGAACCAGTTCTGCCCGGCGTGGCGTGAGGCGCGTCTGAGCGTTCGCCCGGGGGTGACGGGGCTGTGGCAGGTGCGCCGGACGCGCCTGCCCGAGACGGACTTCCAGGAGTGGATCCGCTACGACCTGGAGTACGTGCAGAAGCAGAGTTTTCGATTCGACCTCTGGATCATCTGGACGACGATCCGTCAGATATTGAAGGTGTGA
- a CDS encoding NTP transferase domain-containing protein, with protein sequence MKGVILAGGLGSRLRPLTLVTNKHLLPVYDRPMIYYPIQCLLNAGINEILLVTGGEHAGDFLKLLGNGKGLGIKELHYTYQEGEGGIAEALKLAEDFAEGGKVAVVLGDNIIEKNIRPAVGDFFSQRSGAKILVKEVPDPHRFGVAETDGDRIVRIVEKPKEPKSNLAVTGIYFYDNDVFDIAKTLKPSSRGELEITDVNNHYIERGDLSYDILEGWWTDAGTFESLHRASCLVAEGGANHPSPGAGAPARASAR encoded by the coding sequence ATGAAGGGCGTCATTCTCGCTGGTGGTCTGGGTTCTCGACTGAGGCCCCTGACCCTCGTCACCAACAAGCACCTGCTGCCGGTCTACGACCGGCCCATGATCTATTACCCGATCCAGTGCCTGCTGAACGCCGGGATCAACGAGATCCTGCTCGTCACCGGGGGCGAGCACGCCGGCGACTTCCTCAAGCTGCTCGGCAACGGGAAGGGCCTGGGCATCAAGGAGCTCCACTACACCTATCAGGAGGGCGAGGGCGGGATCGCCGAGGCGCTCAAGCTCGCGGAGGACTTCGCCGAGGGCGGCAAGGTCGCGGTCGTTCTGGGCGACAACATCATCGAGAAGAACATCCGCCCGGCGGTCGGGGACTTCTTCAGCCAGCGGAGCGGCGCCAAGATCCTCGTCAAGGAGGTCCCCGACCCGCATCGCTTCGGTGTCGCGGAGACCGACGGCGACCGGATCGTGCGCATCGTCGAGAAACCCAAGGAGCCCAAGAGCAACCTCGCGGTGACCGGCATCTATTTCTATGACAACGATGTCTTCGACATCGCTAAGACGCTCAAGCCCAGCTCTCGCGGCGAGTTGGAGATCACCGATGTCAACAACCACTACATCGAGCGCGGCGACCTGAGCTACGACATCCTCGAGGGTTGGTGGACCGACGCCGGGACCTTCGAGAGTCTTCATCGCGCGAGCTGTCTGGTCGCGGAAGGGGGGGCGAACCACCCCTCCCCCGGCGCCGGGGCCCCGGCCAGGGCGTCGGCCCGGTGA